The genomic region TAGCGTTATAAAGTATAAGACATATAACTGCCAATACAATAATTCCAACTATAATTTTTATAAGAATTTCCATATAAAACACCTCCTCCATTTAATAAACAATTTGTTTAATGAAAATGTAGAGGTATCATAATTAATCTAACTGATATTTGAAATATGATAAACCAGTATTTGTTATTATTTTATCTTAATTTTAAAATTATGTCAAGTTTAGTTGAATATTTTCCCTAACATCGTTTTCATTTTATCAAAATATAAATAGCCCATCAAAAAAAATAGCCGATGAAATTTCTCACCAACTATTATTATACACAAAATTACCAAATTTATTCAATAAAATGGTAAAATTATTCTTTAGTTTTTTCTTTCTCTTCTGATACTTCTACTGAAGGAGCTTTAGCTAATGGAAGATTATATTTTTCTCTAATTTTATTTTCAATTTCTAAAGCTAATTCTGGATTATCTTTTAAATATTGTTTTGCATTTTCTCTTCCTTGTCCTAATCTTATATCTCCACAAGAGAACCAAGCACCGCTTTTTTGTACAATACCTTCTTTAACTCCAACATCTACAATATTACCTGTTCTTGATATTCCCTCATTATACATTATATCAAATTCAGCTTGTTTAAATGGAGGAGCTACCTTATTTTTCATTACCTTAACTCTTGTTCTGTTTCCTATAATATTTTCACCTTGTTTTATTGAATCTGTTTTTCTAACATCTAATCTAACTGATGAATAGAATTTTAAAGCTCTTCCTCCTGTAGTAGTTTCAGGATTTCCAAACATAATACCAACTTTTTCTCTTAATTGGTTAATAAAAATAGCTATACATCCAGTTTTTTGTATTGCACCTGTTAACTTTCTTAAAGCTTGAGACATAAGTCTTGCTTGAAGACCTACATGAGAGTCCCCCATTTCTCCTTCAATTTCAGCTCTAGGAACTAATGCTGCAACAGAGTCAATAACAATAACATCAATTGCACCAGATCTAACTAGGGCTTCAGTAATTTCTAACGCTTGTTCTCCAGTATCTGGTTGTGAAACTATAAGATTATCAATATCTACTCCTAAATTCTTTGCATAATTTGGATCTAAAGCATGTTCAGCATCTATAAATGCTACTGCTCCTCCTTGCTTTTGAGCTTCTGCTGCAACATGAAGAGCAACAGTAGTCTTACCTGAACTTTCTGGTCCAAATATTTCTATAATTCTACCTCTTGGAAGTCCACCTATACCTAAAGCTATATCTAAATCAAGGCATCCCGTTGAAATAGTATCAATATTTAATGTACTGTTTTCTCCCAATTTCATTACTGAACCTTTACCAAATTGCTTTTCAATTTGTGACATTGCATTTTCTATCGCTTTTAACTTATCTACATTTATATTTCCCATATGGCACCTTCCTCCTCAACGAACATTTGTTCTATGTACTAATTATAATTTATTTTCTTTCTGTAGTCAACACTTATATAATATTATTTATATAAAAAGCTCCAACTTTATTAGATGGAACTTTATTATTAATTATATCCTTTTTTTCTCATTGTAAACAATTTACTCATAATCTACTTATTAAATATAAGTAATAATAAATTGCTTATTATTTTTCTCATTGCCCATTTATTGTAAACAGTTACTTATTGCTATTAATTACATTCTTATTTTTCACAAAATAATCAATTCCAGAAATTATTGTTAGTATTACAGCTAATATTAAAACATAATTAGAACCATAAATAATTATATATTTTAATATTTGATTTCCTGTCACTAAAGAATATAAATACTCTGATGATTCCACATTTACTCTAAAAAGACAAATTAAAATAGCTGTTATTTGTATAACTGTTTTCACTTTTCCCCAAATACTAGCCGCAATAACTTTTCCTTCTGATGCTGCTATTGTTCTTAATCCTGAAACAGCAAATTCTCTTGCAATTATCACAACAGCTGCCCAAGCTGGGATTATCTTTAACTCTACTAATGATATTAATGCTGCTGTAACTAAAAGCTTATCTGCTAAAGGATCCATAAATTTTCCAAAAGTAGTTATTTGATTTCTACTTCTAGCGATATATCCGTCTAATTGATCTGTAATAGATGCTATAATAAATATTATGGTAGCAATAAATGTGCCATAAGGAATATCCTTAACAGCTATAAAAACTAAAAAAATTGGAACCAATAATATTCTAAGCATTGTAAGCTTATTTGCTAAATTCATTATATACCTCTCCTATTAAATCATAATCTAGAGTTTCATTTATCTTAACTTTTATTATATCACCTTTATTAAGAACTTTATCTGTTTTAATAAGTATATTCCCATCAATTTCTGGAGCCATTTCTGTACTTCTTCCAATGAAGTATTTTCCTTTTCTTCCTTCAATAATAGTATCATAAATTTTTGAAATTTTCAATTTATTTAAATTTACTACAACTTCTTTCTGAATTTCCATAAGTTTATTGTATCTTTCAGCTTTTATTTCTTCTGAAATATGATTATCCATTTCTGCAGCAGGTGTCCCCTCTTCTTTTGAATAGGTAAATACACCAACATTGTCTAATTTATATTCCCTTAAGAATTCTTCTAACTCCTTAAAATCTTCTTCTGTTTCATTAGGAAATCCTACAATAAGAGAAGTTCTAAGTACTATATTAGGAATACTTGATCTTAATTTATTTATGATGCCTATTACCTTCTCTTTGTTTGTCTTTCTTGCCATCATTCTTAAAATTTTACTGCTTATATGCTGTATAGGAAGATCTAAATATTTTACTACTTTATCATTTGTTGCTATCTCTTCTATTAGTTCATCTGTTATTTCTTCAGGATAACAATAAAGTAATCTAATCCATTCTATACCTTCTACTTTTGAAATTTCATTTACTAAAATATGAAGTCTTTTACCATTGTAAATATCAACTCCATAATTTGTTAGATCCTGTGCAATTAAGATTATTTCCTTAACTCCATTTGCAGCAAGTTGTTTTACTTCTTTTGTAATGGATTCTATACTCCTACTTCTAAATTTTCCCCTTATTTTTGGAATTATACAATAAGTACAATGATTATCACAGCCTTCTGCTATTCTAACATAAGCTACATGCTTGTCAGTTGTTAATAACCTTTCTCCCTCATTTATATTTTCATCGCTATAATTTGCTGAAAGTATATTTCTTTCGCCCTTTATAAAATCCAATATAAGCTTATGAAGCTTCATATAATCATTAACA from Clostridium isatidis harbors:
- the recA gene encoding recombinase RecA — translated: MGNINVDKLKAIENAMSQIEKQFGKGSVMKLGENSTLNIDTISTGCLDLDIALGIGGLPRGRIIEIFGPESSGKTTVALHVAAEAQKQGGAVAFIDAEHALDPNYAKNLGVDIDNLIVSQPDTGEQALEITEALVRSGAIDVIVIDSVAALVPRAEIEGEMGDSHVGLQARLMSQALRKLTGAIQKTGCIAIFINQLREKVGIMFGNPETTTGGRALKFYSSVRLDVRKTDSIKQGENIIGNRTRVKVMKNKVAPPFKQAEFDIMYNEGISRTGNIVDVGVKEGIVQKSGAWFSCGDIRLGQGRENAKQYLKDNPELALEIENKIREKYNLPLAKAPSVEVSEEKEKTKE
- the pgsA gene encoding CDP-diacylglycerol--glycerol-3-phosphate 3-phosphatidyltransferase, which translates into the protein MNLANKLTMLRILLVPIFLVFIAVKDIPYGTFIATIIFIIASITDQLDGYIARSRNQITTFGKFMDPLADKLLVTAALISLVELKIIPAWAAVVIIAREFAVSGLRTIAASEGKVIAASIWGKVKTVIQITAILICLFRVNVESSEYLYSLVTGNQILKYIIIYGSNYVLILAVILTIISGIDYFVKNKNVINSNK
- the rimO gene encoding 30S ribosomal protein S12 methylthiotransferase RimO, with the protein product MEKYKVGMISLGCDKNRVDSELILGTINKFYEITNDPREADIIIINTCGFIESAKQESINTIIEMAEYKKNHKCKMLIATGCLTQRYGEELLKLMPEIDILMGVNDYMKLHKLILDFIKGERNILSANYSDENINEGERLLTTDKHVAYVRIAEGCDNHCTYCIIPKIRGKFRSRSIESITKEVKQLAANGVKEIILIAQDLTNYGVDIYNGKRLHILVNEISKVEGIEWIRLLYCYPEEITDELIEEIATNDKVVKYLDLPIQHISSKILRMMARKTNKEKVIGIINKLRSSIPNIVLRTSLIVGFPNETEEDFKELEEFLREYKLDNVGVFTYSKEEGTPAAEMDNHISEEIKAERYNKLMEIQKEVVVNLNKLKISKIYDTIIEGRKGKYFIGRSTEMAPEIDGNILIKTDKVLNKGDIIKVKINETLDYDLIGEVYNEFSK